The following is a genomic window from Mustela erminea isolate mMusErm1 chromosome 2, mMusErm1.Pri, whole genome shotgun sequence.
TATGATATTCAATCTTGCCTGAACATGGTATGTGTAAACACCCTTCCCATGAATTGTTTCCCAGCATGCATGCTGCTGCTCGGCGTGTTGAAAGGGGAGCTTAAATTCCCATGCAGAAGAGCCCCTCACCATGTCCATTTGTATGGCCTTGCTGCCTGCGCCACCTGCACCGGTTGCGGAGCCCCCGTGGGCACGGGTCCCGGTGCATGCTGCAGCCCACGCGAGGCTGTCCGTGGTCCTCCACCTGCCACCGGTGGGGCCTCTTACCCACTTGCCAAGCCTGGTGCTACGCACACTGAGCTCCCCCTCTGCTGAGGCCGCAGGCATGAGGCCCTGCACATGGATGGTGCCCCCGGACACCCCCCAGGCCGCAGCACCTGAGTCTCTGAATAGTTACGGAGCCCCTGAAAGAATTCAGGGAGGAGCCTATTTGGTGAAAAGTTTTGTACTGGCTTGGACttttatctattaatttattcACGAAGGAACTATTCAGGGGGCCTCAAGAAAACGCATCTCCAGTGCCTGGACCCACGTCTGGCATTTGGAACATGGAGGGACGGCAGCAGCACGCATGCATGtggcggggaggggctgggcctgcACATCCCACTCACATGCATGTCCTTCAGCTCTCCTACAGGGCCCGCGAGATCTTCAGCAAGTTTCTGTGCAGCAAAGCCACCACCCCCGTCAACATTGACAGCCAGGCCCAGCTTGCGGACGACATCCTCAGTGCGCCTCACCCTGACATGTTTAAGGAGCAGCAGCTCCAGGTGACTGTGCCTAAGTTTCCTACGGGGACTCATCCCAGGGCTCTCTCCGGGACGGGGGGGAAGGGAGATCGCGCTCGTGAGCCAGCTACCAGATGGGGCAGAGAGGTGACAGTGGGCGTGTTGTGGCTGGAAGAAGCCCCAGAAGCCCTGGGTCCCCCACCAGGCTCTTGGAGAGCGGGCTGCTGGGGAGGGCCCTGTCTTCGGTGACCTCTCTCTTGCCTCTCCTGCGTCAGCCGTTGTGTGATGTCACAGATATATGGAGTTGTTCAATCCTAGGGCATTGCTGTGATTAAAAGGGTACATGGGACCTAATCTGTTTTAGAGCCTGTGTCCCACTGGCCCCCTCAGGGATGATGTCTGCTGCTCAGTCCCATGAATTAACGTGGGGAAAACGGAGGGAAGTCCTTCCAAGGTTCTCAAGTCCTGCTGGTCTGTAGTTACTCTGGGTCTCATTCTTATTTAACAAAGTAGAGCTTCTCTGGGCCTGCGCGTTAGCTAGCTAGCTACTTCGGGAGCTGAACCGTGCCGCATGTGCCCTGCAGATCTTCAACCTGATGAAGTTCGACAGCTACACCCGCTTTCTCAAGTCCCAGCTGTACCAGGAGTGCATCCTGGCCGAGGTAGAAGGCCGCTCACTCCCTGATGCGCAGCAGGTCCCCAGCAGCCCAGCCTCCAAGCACAGTGTCAGCTCTGAGCACTCTAGTGTGTCCACGCCGAAAAAGGTGCCTGCGCCCTGGCCATGTCCTCTCAGAGAGGGGAGCTGCCCTGTGGGGAGCAAAAGCAGAGGCCACTGGGACGCAGCCCCCACTGGGACACAACCCCCTGCCAGGATGcaaccccccatcccctgccagGACACGACcctcctgggatgcagcccctcctccccgggATGTACCCTGTGCccatggctgggggtgggggttctggCCAGTGGCAGAGCTGCCCTGTGGCCGCTGGAGGGCTGAGCTGTCCCACAGATAGCTTTATAGCTCTCCTCCACTTCCTTCCACTCTTCGTGTAACGATGAAATTATGTCATGTTAACATCTCCATTGAATGGCAGCTGAGCGGAAAATCAAAATCCGGACGATCCCTGAACGAAGAGCTGGGGGATGAGGACAGTGAGAAGAAGCGGAAAGGAGCATTCTTCTCTTGGTCCAGGACCAGGAGCACTGGgcggtcccagaagaagaaggagcatGGTGACCACGCAAATGGTTCGTGGTGTGCCGATGGGTATCCGGGAGGTAGACCACTGGCGCGCAGATAGAGTGGTGGGGCCGGGCCAGGAGGGTGCCTCTGGAGTGCTCAGAGCACAGCGCTGTGTCCTGGTGTGGCCCTTTGGGGGTGGGCCAGCAAGAGTGAACCAGGGCAGCAATAGTGCCTTTTGAAAAAGGGGTGAGGGTGCACGACAGCGCAATCCTCCTCAGGCCAGGGCATCCTGCCGGGGTGGGCCTCCCATCCGGTCCTCTTCTGGCCTTTTATAGGAAactgggaggagaagagaaatggcagTGTCCTAGCTGTGCACCCGGACCACCTCTCGGTTTCCTGGCGAGGCTTTTTTCTAGGTGTGCATAGGGCTACATGAGCCTTTGGCATTTCTTGTTACTGTAAATCTGAAAGGCCATTTATTAAAAGGGATTTtatccctttgtttctttcttgtgcATAGCTCAGAAGATGGGGTGAGAGGGACAGGCTTGTCCTGGAAGGTGGGTCAGAGACAATGCGAGCGCTTTCGGGATAAGGTAGAGAAAGATAGCAGTTGACACCGGGCATGAAAAAGCATGAAGCAGAAAAGCCTTTTCTCCTTGAGGAATTCTTGGGAAAGGgattatttttcaggaaataacCCATAGGCTCCAGGCCCCAAGTTTGGGGCATTTATGGAGACACCACTAGCAGGGAACACCTGAGGATGAGAGGTGGTGGCAGCTCCCGGGATGGGGCCTGTGCTGTGCCATGTGGTTTGGATCAAATACGTTTGATCTCGTCCTCAGAGCAGCCGGCGAACTCAAGTCTTCTTGTGCCCATTGTACGGATGGTCATGCCATGGGTGTTACTACAAACATTCCTTCTAAAGGCCAGGCAGACAGACTCGCAGAACTCAATCAGTGGGAGACCGCTGTGGGGGCGGGAGCGCTTGTCAGATGGGGCCAGGGACCCCTGAGTACCTGGGAGACGGGAATGGGGGGCCGGCGGCTCAGAAGGTCAGTGGGACCCAGGGCTGCTGTGTTCTTATGCTTTGGCCTGCAGCCTCAAGGCGTGGCTCGACTAGGGAGAAGGTCCTGTGTTCTCAGAGGGCCGCCCTGGGTCAGTTTTCGTGATCTTTAGTTTAGCCAAAGACAGCAGGGCATTCGGGTGATAGTAGCGATTGGCATGCTTGTGGGCTCACTTGAGGACTTTGTAGGAAGATGTGAGTTAAACCGTGAGTGGGCAGAGCTGCCTAACCTGCTGGGTGTTTTTATCTGTGCCCAGAAGCCACTTGTTGAAGTAAAAATCCCAGATTaaatgaggggaagggaggtccTGCAGCAGGAGCATGGACTTGTGTTTCTGACCTGCTGCTGGCTGCCGCTGGGGGTCTGGGGGCCGAGTGTGGCCAAGGGCAGAGCAGAGCCGTCTAGCTGTGTCCTGGGGGCATGCCAGACTGTCGGAAAGGGGAGGCTGTGCCTCCAAAAGGCTTCTCCATGTCCTTCGTCTGCTCAGCCTGAagggtggggttgggagaggtGACAGTAAGTGGGGAAAAGTGACAAAAAGTGCTGTTTGGTTTTCTGAGTCCCCGTGTTTCCCCTTCAAGAGCCCCCGCACGCCAACGGAGGCCTGGGCCGCCGTGAGTCACAGGGCTCCGTGtcctccacagggagcctggacTTGGTAAGTCATGCCTCCCCTGTCCCCAGGGTCACAGCTGATAAGTGATCCCCGCCTCCGTGTTCAGTCACAAAGCCCCACAAACGGGTGTGTTGGACGTGGGTGCCTGGGCTTGGGTTGGGGCCCTTGCCAGCCTTGGGCTCCTGGTCGCGTGGGTACCTGTGtggcagacgggggtggggggctgatcCTTGTGTGCTGATTTCTAGACTTAACTGTGGATGCCCTTTTGCTCTCATTTGTGTTTGTCTCCCAGTTTGAATATTTCACTAAGGCAAACCTTCCTGTGTTTGTGCTCCTGTAGTGGGGGGCGTGGCCACAGCAGGGGCTCCGCCTCCCCTTGCACCCAGCCCACGCAGCCCAGTGTCTCATTAGGGGCGGGCTGGCTGTCAGCTCTTGTCTGATACCAGGTTTGGAAACCCTTACGGCTGCCAACATCCCAGTCACTTGTCACTGTCAAATGACAATGTAGCATATTATTACTTCTGCAGTTACACTGTGTAACAGTTAAAGCTGGAGGGGTTTACCCACCTGTCCGTTCGCTGTTGCTGCCCGCCAGATACCCTAGAACCTTGGCTTGAAACAAACACCCTTTATTCCTGCGTCCATGTCCGTGGGAAGGGAATGGTTGGGCCTGTTTTATCATCGGCCTACCACCTACAAGCTACATTTTCCGGAATGCAGCTGGGGCAGCAGAGAGTTCCAGACTGTCAGGAGGAGATagttgctggggggcgggggggggaggtaGCACCTGCCAGGGCAGGTCGCACATGGGAAGGACATCTGCGGGGGCCTGTCTGCAGCAGGGAGACACTGGTGTAACTCAAAGACCCCAGGAGATGTCACGGAGAGACCCAGGGGTCTGCCACACACTGGGTCCATGCTCTGCCCATCAGGGGCCCTTGCATTAGAGTGTGTCCTGGTGCTGGACAGAGTGCTAAGTAGTGATGTCCTGTGCCTCTGACTTAGTGAATGATGCAGACGGTCCCAAAACCCTCTGCCTGTGCAGCAATCCAgggccctgcctccccctgcccacacacCCCTACCCTGTGGCTGTGTCCCACGCTGGGCCCTTGGTGAACCTGGGCCACATCCTCACCCAGGCAGAGGTGTAGAGTTCCTCTGGGCGGAAGGAGCACCAGAGGCCTCAGCCTGGCCCTGGCACTGGCAGGGTGGGCCCTCTGCCAGCAGCTAAAGGAGGATCGTGGCCCatgcccgccccaccccaccctgcccacaCCGGCCGGCTGGAGCCCTTCTCTGGGCGCCCTGCACACCTGCCCATAACACTTGTCTCCCGGCTCCCTAGTCGGAGGCCTGCAGGACCTCCGGGCCAGAGCGGGACAAGGCCGCCAAGCACTGCTGTATCCAGCTCCCGGATGGGACGTCCTGCGTGGTGGCTGTCAAGGCAGGGCTGTCCATCAAAGAGGTCCTGGCTGGGCTCTGCGAGCGACACGGCATCAATGGGGCTGCTGTGGACCTCTTCCTGGTGGGCGGGGACAAGGTAGGGGGCTGCGTGGACCCTCAGGGCCCTTCTCCTGGGGGATGCTGCCCAGGGGCGGGGGAGAACAGTGGGTCTATTTGTTTGGTCCACTAAATCTGCCCAGTCCCCTGAGGCTGTGGCTGGGTGAGGCCCTTTGGCTGATGGCTTTGCCTCCGGAGCCTAGCCGCCCTGCCTGGAGCCCTCGGCATGTTAGCCTTCTCTTGTCTACACGAGGCCTCCATGGGGTGGCTGGTTTAGAAGCTGCGGTTTTCCGGCGCCGCTGTACCTCCCCGTGCAGTCTGGGAGCAGGTCAAGGGCACTGCTTGCCCCCACTCTGACCTGGTTTCTGTTCTCTCCATGCATCGCAAAGCCTCTGGTGCTGCATCAAGACAGTAGCATCTTGGAGTCTCGGGACCTGCGGCTAGAGAAGCGCACTTTGTTTCGGTACGAAAATGCCCCAGCTGTATCCTGAGGGCTCCAGGGCCACGCAGCTGTGTCTGGGGACATCCCCATGAGCCCTGCATGCGGGGCTGGGAAAGGAAGGCTGGTGCCCCCTTCATGAGCAGGGTGGTGGGTTGACAGCGGCTGCATGCAGCCCCCAGGGACCCATGGGGTCAAGGGGCCACTCTCCATCCTGTGTCACAGCTGCTGTGGGGCCACACTCAGGGGTACGTGGGCAGGACGGCAGAGTGCTGGCCATCCACCCGTGGGGGTGGGCATCTTTGCCGGCTATGACACCCAACTGGAAACCTTCCAGAagccccacccctgtccctgtGGCTTCCTTCTTCTGCCAAAGATGCTCCACAGCCACAACCTGGCGCCGACCCGGGGACCCCATGGAGCTGCCACGCTGTGGTGCCCTCTGGGAGGAGCAACTCAGTATGCATGTGCAACAGCTCTGTTCGTGTGTCCCCCCCTCCACCCAGGCTCGATCTGGTTCCAATTAATCGGTCCGTGGGGCTCAAGGCCAAGCCCACCAAGCCCGTCACAGAAGTTCTGCGGCCTGTGGTGGCCAAGTATGGCCTGCACCTGAACGAGCTGGTGGCCAGGCTGGTGAGTGACCCAGGGGCCCGAAGCTGTGCTCCCTGTGCAGACAGGCCTGTGGGACCTCGATGTTTCACGGACAGGGGCAAGCCAGAGCAAGGGCCACGAGGCCCTGGTGGGAAGGTGTCCCAGTAAGTGGAGGTCCTTGTGGCTTGTTTGTCCCTGCTCACTCCCAGTGGGCTCTGGGTGATCATGGAGGTGTGGCTTTGATCCAGGGACTCCAAAAAGAGAAACACACCCCTAGAGATCCCTGGAGTCCCCCTGCCATTTGCAGGTGTGCTCCGCTGGCTGAGTGCTGGGGGCACTGATGCATCCTGCGTGCGAGTGGCTGCCAGACTTCTGCTGGCAGCCTCGTGGGAGCGCTCTCCTTGACATGGCCCAAGTCCCGTCTGCACCTCTAGATTGAAAACCTTGTCATTTCAAGCAGGGCCCCTGGGGTATGAATAAGGTGAGTGGGTGGGAGCAGACCGTGCTTTGGGACAAAGACACCAGTGTGAACCAGGGCAGAGTACCCTGTCCCTGTGAGCAGAGGGTGTTTGCAGGAGACGTCCTGGGACCTGAGACCTGGCCTATGCTGAAAGCCCTGTGTTCTGCTGCAAAACGTGGCGATTAACGACAGTGTTCGTCCTGCATTTCTTCTTCAGAGATAAACTTTATCAGAGCTATGATTTCAAGtacttctaggatttttttttttttttttttttgagagagagtacaggtgcgaggggagtgagagagagagaatcttcagcagactcccacACAGAGcccgatcccatgacctgagatcatgacctgagccgaaattaagagtggGATGCTtggactgagccacataggtgccccaccagtattttaggattttaatttcACACAGACACCCTGAGGGTAACCAgaagccccttccccagctcagcagggaggcccACTGGCCAAGGCCAGGCTGTGCTGGTCAGGGAGGGGCATGGCTGAGGCATCCTGCTTTTACTCTGTTGTGATTCTTAGCTAGTGCTCCACCCCTCGGGTCTCAGTCTTCCTCTCTGTAAACTGGGGTGAGTCTTAGGAGCACACCCCTGGGCTTGTTCCTGGATAAGCTGTGTTCTGGCTGCTGAGACCATCACCTGAAAGAGCGGGTCCGCTGCCTTGGGGCTCTGGCCACAGAGAATTCTTGTGGAGCAGGTCGTGGCAGATGTGGCTTCTTTGGTGAATGGTGCCTACCTACGTCGGGAAGGTGGAAAGCAGGGCAGCCCTGTGGGCTGGCGCTCCATTTCCTCATGGGCGGTGTTGGGAGCTGGAGGTCACTCCCCAGTAGGACATCGGTCACTTTTAGCGTTCTCTCGACTAACGGAACTCAGGGACCCGAACTCCAAGTTCAGGGTCTTTTGTCTGTGTAGTTGGCCAAGGGGAGGGGGCATTCCGCTTTCATCTCTTACCCTCTGGTGAGGGGCCAGGGACTGGTTTACAGTGAGCAGACTCATTGCAGCTCAAAGCTTGGCCCTGTGGACTGAGAGGTCTGCAGTGTTCCCAAGGCTTCCTTCCCCCCGGGTCTCAGATCCCTGTCCCTGTGGGCCAGCCAGTACTCAGAAGCTGGGTGGCCAGCCCTGGGGAGGTCCCGCGCGTGTTGGCTGGGCACCTGTGGAGTGCCCTCTGAGGCAGCCCTCCGAGGTGACAGGATCTGGGGTCCCCTGGTGTGTGACTCCATCATACCTGGGATGGTCTTCCTGTGAGCAGCTATTTCAGAGAGTTCCGACCAGGGTGAGTGACTCAatgctccctctctgcccctagAGTGGAGAGAAGGAGCCCCTGGACCTTGGCGCCCCCATATCAAGTCTGGACGGGCAGCGGGTCATCTTGGAGGAGAAGGAGCCCTCCAGAGGAAAAGGTAAGCAAGGCCCCGAGGCTTCCCCTTGTCCCCCTAGCCTGCTAGGGTCCCCTTTGTGCACCTCCTGGAAGCCCCCAGCGCTGCTATCTGGGTGGTCTCATTTAGGGTCTTATGGGGCCTCATGATCCCCTAGCCAGGCATCTGAGGGGCCCAGCCCACCCCAGTCCAGGCCCGTCTGTGGGCCGGAGGCAGGGGACCAGGAGCATGAGGGCCTTGCTGGGGATCAGCCCACCTGCTGATGAGCAGGGTGTGTCCTCTTGGCTATAAGAAGGGGCAACAGTCCTGCtcgacacccccaccccccgccatagAATTGTGCTAAGGTTCCAACGCTCCCTGTGTCCAGGGCCTTAGCCAGAGACTGCTGCCTCTTGGTGCTTTGCATGAGGGACACAGGCCCAGCAGAGATGAGGTGGAGGGCTAGCGCCGTCCACGCCCCCGTTGCTGCTCGTGTGCAGGGAATTAGGAGGTTTATGGAGCCCTTTCCCTCCTGCTAACTCTGCTGCGAAAGGCCTGACCTGGGGATCCTGGGGTACCTGGGCCGGTGCCTGACCTTGGGACCAGCAGTCAGTCCCCCATGCTTTGCCCTGATGCTCCTCCTCAGAACGTCCAGCCCCCTTCAAGGCGGAGAGTGATAGACAGCATGCCTCCTGGAGAGGGCTTTCTGGAACCGCCTACTGAGAACCCGAGCAAGGAGATACTCTGCAAGGAGCTGCCAGGGGCCACTGGGGcagcttcttccctttcctgggcTTCCACCCAGTGAGGGCTGGCTCTGCTCTGCAGTGTAGCTGGGCACGCTTATCTCTGTCCCCTTGGAGGCCCTCCATGCTCCTACTCCTCTCCCGCCTGGCTGCAGAGAGGAGACACCTTCCTGGGCCCACCCTTGGTTCTAGAGAATACTGTGCTCATTCTGGGGCCTGGTACCTGGCCCTTGTCGGGTGAGCTGTGGAGCAGGACGGGGCCCTCCCTCAGGGTCTGGCAAGGTCAGACCTTCTGGTCTGCCTGTGCGCAAGGGAAGGTGATGGGGGCGCTGCAGGCAGGAGCCCCCATGGGCTTATAAAGCTGGAACAGGCAGGAGCACTAACATTAGAGCTCCAGGCCAGAGGAGTGGTCTTTGTCCCTCTGGTGCCAGCAGAGGCCAGCCCACCGTCCTGATGTGAGGCAACAGCCGTATTTGAAAACGTCATCAGCGTGAGACTCTTCTGCTTTCTAAAGAATGTTCATACAGTACCTGAAATGAGCTTTCCTTTCACCATGCCTCCCCTCGACTGCAGGGGACCGCCGTGCCTCCCACGTGTCTTCAGACGAGGCGCATCTCCTACCCCAGATACGACAGGGGGAAAGGGTGGTCTTTGTTCCTTAGTCCTGCACCTAGGGGTTTGGCCTCTGTGTGCATATTTGATACGGGATGTTTCATACTTGGGCCTTCTCTACAGCTTCTCTACAGCTCAAAAgcaatagaaatagaattacaTTTGAACATTCAGGAGAATTTGCAATTTGTGGAAATCATAAGGCATGTTTCATTGTGTTTGGTAtccacagagaaacagaaaagtacaCCAACCAGACAGAATACAGCTGTAAATTCCAGTTCCAGAAATCACTCGGCTACGGTAATTCCCCCCTGCCTTCGTCTGCACGGGTCCCTTGCTGGTGGGTGGTGCAGCTCCGGGGCAGGCCGAGCCCCTCACGCTCCTCCATTGGCCTCCCGTTGTGCCCATTGGCCATGTGCTCGGGGGCCGGCCCTGCACCCCTGTTCCCCATCTGGTGCCCGGCTTCCCCTAACCGTGGGCTGGCTGTTCCTCtgcattgggggagggggatgcctTACACTCACACTCTTGTTCTTGTGACTTTTATAGCTGTGATTGGTTTTCCTGCAAGGCACGTAAAGTGTGTGTCCCTGTGGCCTATATTTCGGGGGGTGCTTTTTGTCTCTAACTGATGGATTGTGTGTTGTCATGTGTCCAACGTGTAAGCAGAACTCTGACTTTCCTTCTaatgcagggagaggagagaacactAGGCAAGTctaattctattaaaataaaaggagaaaatggaaaaaatgctaGGGATCCCCGGCTTTCAAAGAGAGAAGAATCTATTGCaaagattgggaaaaaaaaatatcagaaaattaatTTGGACGAAGCAGAGGGTATGTGTGCT
Proteins encoded in this region:
- the RGS12 gene encoding regulator of G-protein signaling 12 isoform X5; this encodes MNLGKGLSKEAHLLNEQQSATVSDGELTGTDLKDCVSNHSLSSNASLPSVQSCRRLRERRAASWAVSFERLLQDPLGVRYFSDFLRKEFSEENILFWQACEYFNHVPAHDKKELSYRAREIFSKFLCSKATTPVNIDSQAQLADDILSAPHPDMFKEQQLQIFNLMKFDSYTRFLKSQLYQECILAEVEGRSLPDAQQVPSSPASKHSVSSEHSSVSTPKKLSGKSKSGRSLNEELGDEDSEKKRKGAFFSWSRTRSTGRSQKKKEHGDHANEPPHANGGLGRRESQGSVSSTGSLDLSEACRTSGPERDKAAKHCCIQLPDGTSCVVAVKAGLSIKEVLAGLCERHGINGAAVDLFLVGGDKPLVLHQDSSILESRDLRLEKRTLFRLDLVPINRSVGLKAKPTKPVTEVLRPVVAKYGLHLNELVARLSGEKEPLDLGAPISSLDGQRVILEEKEPSRGKEKQKSTPTRQNTAVNSSSRNHSATGEERTLGKSNSIKIKGENGKNARDPRLSKREESIAKIGKKKYQKINLDEAEEFFELISKAQSNRADDQRGLLRKEDLVLPEFLRLPPGPVERTLPSPTAAKSFGKRSLTSNGKDKAPWPSTTSPAASPATSPATSPTTSPTTSPSSAGSPPFSAPQTPSPHSQEAEAGGVQTMEGEHVADLTLTGEGDISSPNSTLLPPTPTPRDSAGPPRPGGGARGSQGLPVNTIIDVDRVAGLAPGLGGSVPGVRVCPQRSRTSGALTSDLPSLSPFPGAPAKPKASPHHATFV